A genomic stretch from Bacteroidia bacterium includes:
- a CDS encoding acetyltransferase produces MKKVVIFGTTDFAEIAHYCLSNNPEYEVVCFTIDSEYLIKKEFSNLPVFEFETIEENFPPSDYYMFIAVGYNKMNKAREKKYFDAKNKGYELITYISPNASVYNNVKIGDNCFIFEDNTLQPFTQVGNNTILWSGNHLGHHSIIGDNCFITSHVVIAGRVNIGDNSFIGINSTIRDNVNIGKENLIGAGSLILKDTEERAVYSPEETVKSKVPSNRLRGI; encoded by the coding sequence ATGAAAAAAGTTGTGATTTTCGGAACAACAGACTTTGCTGAAATAGCACATTATTGCTTATCAAATAACCCTGAGTACGAAGTGGTGTGTTTTACAATCGATTCTGAATATTTAATTAAGAAAGAATTTAGTAATTTACCAGTCTTTGAGTTTGAAACAATTGAAGAAAACTTTCCGCCGTCAGATTATTATATGTTTATCGCTGTAGGCTACAATAAAATGAACAAAGCTAGAGAGAAAAAATATTTTGATGCTAAGAACAAAGGGTATGAGCTTATAACTTATATATCGCCTAATGCATCAGTTTATAATAATGTCAAGATTGGTGATAATTGTTTTATTTTTGAAGACAATACTTTACAGCCATTTACTCAAGTGGGAAATAATACAATTTTGTGGAGCGGAAATCATTTAGGTCACCATTCAATAATAGGCGATAATTGTTTTATTACATCACATGTGGTTATAGCTGGTAGAGTGAATATAGGAGATAATTCATTTATAGGTATTAATTCAACTATAAGAGACAATGTTAATATAGGAAAAGAGAATTTAATTGGTGCTGGCTCGTTAATTTTAAAAGATACGGAAGAGCGTGCGGTGTATTCCCCAGAAGAAACAGTTAAGTCAAAAGTGCCTAGTAACAGATTGAGAGGAATTTAA